One Fontisphaera persica DNA window includes the following coding sequences:
- a CDS encoding right-handed parallel beta-helix repeat-containing protein, translating to MPARDWHVAAGARAGDGSAERPLGSLPEAVAAARQMPGPHRILVHSGLYYNVAVTLGPQDAGLVVEGAGQTPPLLYGGIRLTNWQPDGKFQAAPLPPSPSGRPWEIRLLLVNGEARPRARYPSTGALPHESVFKVPWMSTTGGGWQRPPTEEELTTLQYRKGDVGNWLETGNAEITVYHMWDESCVGIAAHDPTNRILKLSPKTGHPPGAFGVQKYVLWNIEQGMLTPGNWYHDRARHRVVYWPKPGETMAQLEVVAPTQTTIISLRGERDKPVRGVVLRRLALSATTVPLISGGFAAEAFPGAIQLQHVEQCTMDSLKIAGVAGHAIKSGGLTREVRVENCEITDCGAGGVYVGGERSVILNNHIHGIGRAYPSAIGIYRGGRQNRVAHNEVHDCSYSAINYGGLSNLVENNLIYDCMKVLHDGAAIYMFAASNCVLRGNLARDIVDTGGYGASAYYLDERSSGCVVESNVAIRVHWPSHNHMATNNTIRQNLFMVLGDAKITFPRSTGFTLERNVLYATGKIRVEGMQAVTTWSNNLFFAESGRYEWVTLEQYTARQTATQPPPGVSTNRPLLQNLWQPNARFYPQSPAHALGIGAVDVSRAGRLPRGDYGR from the coding sequence TTGCCCGCGCGAGATTGGCACGTGGCCGCCGGCGCACGAGCAGGAGACGGCAGCGCCGAACGCCCCTTGGGCAGCCTGCCGGAGGCCGTGGCGGCCGCACGGCAGATGCCCGGCCCACACCGGATTTTGGTGCACAGCGGCCTCTACTACAACGTGGCCGTCACGCTGGGTCCGCAGGATGCCGGGTTGGTGGTGGAAGGCGCCGGCCAAACTCCTCCCCTGCTCTACGGCGGCATCCGGCTCACCAATTGGCAGCCGGACGGCAAGTTCCAGGCCGCACCGCTGCCGCCCTCACCCAGCGGCCGACCTTGGGAAATCCGGCTTCTGCTGGTCAATGGCGAAGCCCGGCCCCGGGCGCGCTATCCCTCCACCGGTGCGTTGCCGCATGAAAGCGTTTTCAAAGTGCCTTGGATGTCCACCACCGGCGGCGGCTGGCAACGCCCGCCCACCGAAGAAGAACTGACCACCCTCCAATACCGCAAGGGAGACGTCGGCAACTGGCTGGAAACAGGCAACGCGGAAATCACCGTCTATCACATGTGGGATGAATCCTGCGTGGGCATTGCCGCGCATGACCCCACCAACCGCATTTTGAAATTGTCCCCGAAAACCGGCCATCCGCCCGGGGCGTTTGGCGTGCAAAAATACGTGTTGTGGAACATCGAGCAAGGCATGCTGACCCCGGGCAACTGGTACCATGACCGCGCGCGCCACCGGGTGGTCTATTGGCCCAAACCAGGCGAAACCATGGCCCAACTGGAGGTGGTGGCCCCCACCCAAACCACCATCATCAGCCTGCGGGGTGAACGGGATAAACCAGTCCGCGGCGTGGTATTGCGGCGCCTGGCGCTCAGCGCCACCACGGTGCCGCTGATTTCCGGTGGCTTTGCGGCGGAAGCCTTCCCCGGCGCCATTCAACTGCAACACGTGGAGCAATGCACCATGGACAGCTTGAAAATTGCCGGCGTGGCCGGCCACGCCATCAAGAGCGGCGGCCTCACGCGCGAGGTGCGCGTGGAAAATTGCGAGATTACCGACTGCGGCGCCGGCGGGGTGTATGTGGGCGGCGAACGCTCAGTCATCCTCAACAATCATATCCACGGCATTGGCCGCGCCTATCCCAGCGCCATTGGCATCTACCGCGGCGGACGCCAGAACCGCGTCGCCCATAACGAAGTGCATGACTGCTCCTACTCCGCCATCAATTACGGCGGCCTCTCCAACCTGGTGGAAAACAACCTGATTTATGATTGCATGAAAGTGCTGCACGATGGCGCAGCCATTTACATGTTTGCGGCCTCCAACTGCGTGCTGCGCGGCAATCTGGCGCGGGACATTGTGGACACCGGCGGCTATGGCGCCTCCGCCTACTACCTGGATGAACGCAGCTCCGGTTGCGTGGTGGAGTCGAACGTCGCCATTCGCGTCCATTGGCCCTCACATAATCACATGGCCACCAACAACACCATCCGCCAAAACCTCTTCATGGTCCTGGGTGATGCCAAAATCACTTTTCCCCGCTCCACCGGCTTCACCCTCGAGCGCAATGTGCTATACGCCACCGGCAAAATCCGCGTGGAGGGTATGCAAGCCGTGACCACGTGGAGCAACAACTTGTTTTTCGCCGAGAGCGGCCGCTACGAATGGGTGACCCTCGAACAGTACACCGCGCGGCAAACCGCCACCCAGCCGCCCCCGGGCGTCTCCACCAACCGCCCCCTGCTCCAGAACCTCTGGCAGCCCAACGCCCGCTTTTACCCGCAATCCCCCGCCCATGCCCTGGGCATTGGCGCAGTGGATGTCTCCCGGGCGGGACGCCTTCCCCGCGGCGATTACGGCCGCTAA
- a CDS encoding endonuclease III domain-containing protein: MRNNEPQPAATLPGKAHPDAALRQAYARMRAHFGHQHWWPGETPFEVCVGAILTQNTAWSNVERAMANLKQAVPLEPSSLLALPPDRLAQFIRPAGYFNLKTKRLRAFLEVLVRDYGGDLTRLFAGSTATVRARLLSIYGIGRETADSMLLYAGSHLSFVVDAYTKRIFIRHAWWQPPRPHRHHGKTQTAEEYESLKALCENALSHGPEKERLDLWQDYHAQLVMVGKHYCLAQTPRCDQCPLREFLPGGKPRPLK, translated from the coding sequence GTGCGCAACAACGAACCTCAACCTGCCGCCACCCTCCCCGGCAAGGCCCACCCCGACGCGGCCTTGCGACAAGCTTATGCGCGGATGCGCGCCCACTTCGGGCACCAACACTGGTGGCCGGGGGAAACACCCTTTGAGGTTTGCGTGGGAGCCATCCTGACGCAAAACACCGCCTGGTCCAACGTGGAGCGCGCCATGGCCAATCTCAAACAAGCCGTACCACTGGAGCCGTCATCATTGTTGGCCCTGCCCCCGGACCGCCTGGCGCAGTTCATTCGCCCCGCTGGTTACTTCAACCTCAAAACCAAACGGTTGCGGGCGTTTTTGGAGGTGCTCGTCCGCGATTATGGTGGCGATTTAACCCGCCTGTTTGCTGGCAGCACCGCCACGGTGCGCGCCCGGCTGTTGTCCATTTACGGCATCGGCCGCGAAACCGCCGACAGCATGCTGCTTTATGCCGGCAGCCATCTCAGCTTTGTGGTGGACGCCTACACCAAGCGCATTTTTATCCGCCACGCCTGGTGGCAGCCTCCCCGCCCCCACCGGCACCACGGCAAAACGCAAACGGCCGAAGAGTACGAATCCCTCAAGGCCCTCTGTGAAAATGCGCTGAGTCATGGGCCGGAAAAGGAGCGCCTGGATTTGTGGCAGGACTACCACGCCCAACTGGTCATGGTGGGGAAACATTATTGTCTGGCGCAAACCCCGCGCTGCGACCAATGCCCCCTGCGCGAATTTTTACCCGGCGGAAAACCCCGGCCGTTAAAATGA